tttattctttttaattaaaaacatttgaaatggcTAAATAAAACGGTAAAGCTAGTAGAGAAAAAAGCGGATGTATcaaacacactttaacacaGTGATTTTGCGATACTGCTGTAAAGAAGATCAGCCCTTATGCtggctttacttttttttttacactgaaccATACAACGGGCAAGACGCCACCACGGTGTGTGATTTTAGATAGCAGCAGGTGAAAGCCAACCCCAGATTCAATCTTGTTTTGGATAAAAATTTGCCTGCTTGGCATAGCcaagttttatttacattatttcatcTGCGCTGTGTACGCCATTTTTGTAGCTTCATCTCAGATGCGCACTTACATTCTGGCACCTGGTCGCTACATTTTTATATAGGTTGATTTCCAGAAAAGTCCAGAAAACACAGCTAAAATATATAACACCAGAGGACACGTACTCTGAAGATACAGACACGCGCTTCAagtgggtcataagtgatgTTTGTACGATACAATACTATAAACCAATCATCGGCAAATCAGCATTAGTTTTTCAGCGGCAATTTTCgacatttaatttatcttttttaaggTCGATAGTGGCATTGGATCAGAAAACGTTGTTCTGGAGGGATGTTACAAACAAGGCACTGTTCTTTCTCTGATCCCTGAAAGTATCTTAAAGTACTTACATTTAGTTTACACCTTAAGAGCATTGCACAAATTCGGTTCCAGGAACGGGTCCAGAGAACAGAGGAAACAACATGCTGAGCTCTGTCGCCACGGTTATGCATCAGGTTGTTCTGCTTCTGCAGTGGGAGAGGGCTGTTAGTGAAGTGTCGGCCCACCACAAGCCTCCAGAGCAGCTCCAGCGCTCACGGATTCTCCAAGTCTCTGGAGGGACGAACACCATTCAATAAATATTCCCTTATTTGGTGGTTTTTTTTGGTCAGTGGTGGTGTTTCTCCAAAATTGAAATGGTTGGCGAAGGCCATAGCGTTTGATTCAAGTCATGTTCAGAAACCTCTGTGTTCATTATCGTTCTCCTTTCCCTTTCATTTCAGGTTTTCCCTGTGATTTCTTgcctttttgtatatttatttatgtattcaaacagctgatattcattcaaatatgtatatattgcaAAATGGCACTCAAGCAATGgcataaaatgttttgttgttttatgttgacTAATACTGGGAAACCAGAAGACAACTAAAAACCAGCCGTGTTGAAACCCCTAATGGGACGTGcttcctcccccttctccttaaatattcctcctctcctctttgggTGGAGATTGTCCCCCCTCCCCAACCTTTCagcccctccaccctccattatttttttatatattttttttataactggCTGCAAATTCACGGCTGTTCATTACCCAGGCAGGGTCAATTCCCCAAACAATGTGTTCTGTGTCACAATAAAAAGGGTGTTCTTTACGGCGCTTCGCAGTAAAATGCTATTAAACAGATAAAACACCGGCAACGAGCATCAGGAGGATTATAAAAGGAattgccttgataaactctGTATCTGCACGACGACACgccagcagctctctctctcctctctgtggctggggaggaggaggagggggaagactTGAGGAGCACATGGTGgtggtctcacacacacacacacacacacacacacacacacacacacacacacacacacacacacacacacacacacacacacacacacacacacacacacacacacacacacacacacacacacacacacacacacacacacacagctcaatGGCGCCGCCATCTggaagatgcaaaaaaaaaccaaataagGCTGCGTCTGTGTCCTGTAGCCTGTCAAGATGGCATGTGATGCTTTCCATTCTGAGACTTGAAAggaaaagacattaaaaaatgatttttattattaattataatggAAACTTTTTCTTCCTACTTCTGCATTTTCAGGAATTCATTGATTTCTCACCATCAGTGCGAGCTCGTAGGAGATATCAGTTggtgtctctgttttttgtgcTGCTTTCTACTTTCCACTACAGCAGTGTGTCACGTCTGAATGAGTATATTTCTACCTAAAGACAAGGTAATTCTGTCACCAGCTATGGATGTGTTTTATCATTCTGCGGTAGAGAATCCTGAACCAATGATTCAATTAAGTATCCCATACTGACACATGCTGGTGCTCAAAATTCGAACCCAGGAAGGATTGGGTAGCAATAAAAACCCTGGTTCGAGACCCAGGCTGGTTGGAGGCGATAATTTGGTCAAATGAACCTCAATCTCACAATGATGCATGAGAGAAAAATCCTTTATTGGCTGTGTTTGTAATGAGGTATGTGTTCAAGTGAACCTGCAGGTCCCTGCCGCTGTGTGCATTAAAATGGTCTCCTGCTTCCCTCTGGTGGTTACAAGGAGAGCGACTTCACCAAAAATATTtatcacagcagacattttaactTGCATGAAAACAGGTTAACAGTAACAATGTCTCTcttctattcaagtgtcccagtaagccacgGCAGTGTGACGGGGAACCAGCCTGAACAATACCAGGAGattgaaactgaagcagctaaatggaattcagccatcattcatttttattatttacacctgtgctttttacatgtcaaaaatgtcttctaaaaaaaaaaaaaaaaaaaagatctatttGCCAATGTGCATGCAATGAAGAGGAGTGTGGATGAAAAGTAGTATGTGCAGAGATCTTTCACTTAGTTCAGGTCAATATGATGCACACCAGCCAGATGGTGGCATGGTGGTCCAGCGGTTATAGCACTTTCACCTCACAGTGAGAGATTCCTATTTTTTTAACCCACCAGGCGTGTACTATGGTGGTTGAGTAGTAAATTGCCCTCACGTGTGAAGGTCAATGAACCTTTCAAGAATGCCCCTATGCTTGTTGCCCAATGTAAGCAAGGACAGCCCCCCCCACAACTATAATCAAAATTGCTATAAAAGAACCAAGAGAAGGTTCTTCAGCCTATAGCATTCTACTTTAAACTCCTATTTATTAGAGTGTAGAAGGccaaaagattattttttttatctgactttcaatacattacattacagtcatttagacgcttttctccaaagcgacttacagtcagtagtatgttacatatcattcacccattcacacactgatgacaggctaccatcaaggtgccaccatcagactctaactaacattcatcatcagtccacaccgatggccttcaggagcaacttggggttaagtgtcttgcccaaggacacatcgactgccgaagccgggtatcgaaccaccgaccctctgattggagaactaccttgctctccactacgacACAGCACTTGTTGTAAATGGTCAGTCCAaccaattacaaaaaaaacatttatttccccTTTTAGGTCTGTCTCATGCTGCTTGGTACCATAAGCATATATGCGCAGGTTGTGAGTTATCTAATTCTGAAACTTCTCCTCCAAACAGTGGACAGtcatttaattgtatttgtgCTGCTGATAACAtcggaaaaaaaacccataaaaaataGCAACTTGTCTTACCAGAAACATCGTCATAGTTACCCTGATGATGACTTCACTGTGGTGAAACTACTGCATTCAGAATATTtcttaagtaaaaacaaaagtaaaaatatacttttgagTTACCAAAGTAAAATTACATaaagtttaatataaaatgatatatcaTAATGTATTAACCTATTTCTACTCTGAAATTGCAAAGTAACTAGTATTAATTAAAgcttaaaacagaaacattgaaAGTAGTGTAGTAAAAGGTACAATATAAGtagtaaacaaattaaaatactcaaggaaagtacaagtacctcaataCTTCAGAGAATAAACAGTTACATCCTCACTGAACAGTCTATACTGTCCATAGCTTAGATTACTTTCACAACCAATCAactaaacaattattattaaattaaatattaaaatgaaaacagttttctACCCTTCAAGTGCTAGTGAACACAAACATGTGTGTCAATCTAACATGGTGTTTATCTCGTTACATAATCATTAAACTGCTTAAAATGTCATGTACCAAACGCTTCCCGAGGCAGGAGGGTGTCGGGATGTTCCGCTGCTCCTCGGTCCTTTCCGCTGCTCCTCGGTCCTTTCCGCTGCTCCTCGGTACTTTCCGCTGCTCCTCGGTACTTTCCGCTGCTCCTCGGTCCTTTCCGCTCCTCCTCGGTCCTTCCCGCTCCTCCTCGGTCCTTTCCGCTCTTTCCGCTGCTCCTCGGTACTTTCCGCTCCTCCTCGGTCCTTTCCGCTCCTCCTCGGTACTTTCCGCTCCTCCTCGGTACTTTCCGTCGTTCCAGCGTCGCCATCTGCTTTCTCGTCCTTCTCCAATCTCCGTGTTGTTGTTGGCGGTGACGCGGCGGAGGTGTAGCCTGACGCGGGCTCTTACGTGTCGGCCGGAATAAAAGAGGAGCTCCGGAGGCCCGGGAGTGACGGAGGAGTGACGGAGGAGTGACGGAGGGAGTCCGGACCGGTAAGGACGGAGCGGTGGCCGGGCCGGTGAGCGGGGGTCGGTCTGGTCGGGTTCggaggaaacaaagagatgatggcggtgtgtgtgtgtgtgtgtggggaggaggaggaggaggaggaggcagcacaTGTGCGGCGTGTTGGTACCAGAGGACCAGCGGACCAGCAGGGACCGAACCTGTGACTGCAGCGGGTTATAGTCACTCTACCGGCGACATGATGCTGCAACAGACACGTTTATGCGCACATGGTTTGCGCAGTTCTCCCAGTTAAACCATCAGTAGAGATATGTGGATTATTTCTGCCACTTGCTTGATTTAACTGATGTATCTCTGGTGTCTCCCTGCTCACCTGGTCGATAAACATCTTGTTCGTTTGGTCCATTTATTGTCTTACATTCTGCTGGTTTCCAGGCCTGGAGGAGTTTATATTCTATTGTTAACCCACTTGTTGTGTTTGGTATATAAGTAGCAGCTCGTCTCCCGGGATGTGACCGGTGTGAGACCGGTGTGTGACCGGGATGTGACCGGTGTGAGCGGCCATGTGGCTCTGCTGTCACACAACTGGTGTTTTGAAAAGCAGAGGGaggaatgtgtgaatgtgtgaagcCAATCATGAGAGAGAAGCGACGCAGCGTCACATCAGCGCTCACTGACCTGTGACCTGTGACCCCACAGCTCCTGTGACCTGTGACCCCACAGCTCCTGTGACCTGTGACCCCACAGCTCctgtggtggtgttgttgttgttgttgttgttgttggtagTAATGAACAAGGGGAGAGTTTAAAGTGTGTATTTCAGAGGGTTAGTCAGTCTAGTGTTGAATCCCAGAGGTTAtcatcagtggtggaaagtacatctactcaagtaATTTGAAGGTactttgattaattatttacatattctgctacttatttacatattttatttatttgtcattctACAACACAGGATTGCACAATGGGATATAAACTGTGgccccttcacacacacacacacacactcatagaacatgtatacaaacatataaagtaatattaaattataactgTAATATATACAGTTACTTATATCCGTACCATTATACACATATTTACTTAATGAGATTTTGGTTAATAGTTGGAATGAGGGTATGTAATCCTTAGGaccatctttaaaaaaaagttaatttaacatCTACTCTACCACATATCAGAGGCAAATACTGCATTGTACTTTTTACGccacttcatttatttgatcgttttagttactttacaggtTATGGTTCATAATACATAATGCAATCAACAACCCTGACCATGCGGGTAGTGATGCATTCACTGTATCACTGTGACATGCGTTGTTTGTGTTGGTGGCAGTGGTATGTAGACAAGCAGAGAAACTCTACCTTCCTTTGTTTATCACGTTTAGAGAAGGTTCCGGTCCAGAGGTGTTTCATAATAAAACTCATGTAAaatcatctctctttttttgaaaactgtTGACTTGAGTGAAACAAAGTCACCAACACAaacttaatatatatttaaaaaacacaatatttcaaCACACAGGATTCAATACCACATCTTTATACAGGACAAATGACTGTAGACTAAGCTGCACATGCTGGAATGCTGAAACAATTCGTCCATAAAAACGTGTAACCACTTGAACTCCACACCTCATTTTGTCCTCCAGGTGCATTCTCCACTCGTTTTTCTCATATATTTGCAAAGTGCATTGAATATGAGTAAAAACACCTTTAAGTTTAATGCATCCTTTTATGACACCATGCACCACAAACAACAGAATATAAGccaattaattattttattaaaccagAATTAAATGCCAAATCACTGTTATTCTTTCATTACAGgcccacatttatttttcttataaaaaataaacagcaaggTTCAGTGGAACAGAGTTGACATACCACTTTTCCTCATTTTTAGGCAAGAAAAAACTTGTTTATAGTGTCCTTTTTGGTGTAATAAACTTTGATGGAAGAGGTCAGTGGCAGGAATTAAACTATTAATTTTGAATTAACGaatgaaacacaataaatacGATCAGTCAACAAGGACCATCATTGTTCTGACCTGGTTAAGTTCCCTCAGAACCAGTTTCTTCCATATCTGACGAGTGCTCCACCTCATAACCATCAAGATACAGATACAGATGTTCTAGTGCACACATTCCCCCATCACACATTTTGGAGTTTAGTATCTGTGACTCCATACTGAATTTTATGACTACTACTGTGGTGCAGCAGAAAACCAACATTCACATCAAATTCTCTTTAACTGTACACTAGAACTATGAACATAAGTAATAAAgctaaaatattttatgttaaataGTAACAGAATCATGGGCATCTGGTTGATACGCAACAGTTTGAGATTACAGCGACATTCTGGGAACGTCCTTTGAGGTTGGGCAAACATTCCTTTATTCCTttgtgattaaaacaaatataagaatattttcttatggtATCTgcagtcaattaaaaaaaaagaaactaccAACCCTGTTTTATTTAAGTCGCCATTTAATAGACCTGCCTTTCCTTTTTCCCTTCCATAATCCTTATAGACAACTCATctgaaattacttttaattctAAAGAGTAAACATTCCAAAACGTTCTTGCCAGTCAATAATGAtatttgtgtgtacatgtgtgtgtgtttaagtatTTTATCATTGACTGGGGCGTTTGCTGTGGGGAATTGGAACAGAGGTGAGAAACTACCATCCATGGCAGCAGCATGATGCACCAGTGGAAAAGAACCACAGCAGTTTCAGGGATCACAGTCTACCTCAAAAACACTTCTTTTTTCCCAGTGATGATTGTAACATACTATCTGAACAGAGTCCGCCTGGATCAACTCTAGTGTTAGACACACAGAAATTAAACCTACGGCAATACTACCTGATCAGCCTGAGTATAATTTATTACATGGTGCTGCATCACTGTAAACATTGCATAGTAACAGGTTACTTTCCTGTTGTTTTAGTGACGTACTGGATATAACCTCCATAGGTGAACATTCCTATTTTATAACCAAGACAGAACAACACATAGAGATCTTCTAAGAATGTTCTTGGAACTAATTGGGAAAATATATTGAACATATTTCCTCAGGAAGTTGGGTAATATTCTTTAGTCATTTGTGACTCCTTGGTGAAccatttaaatatgcattttttttgcaatggtTTTCTGTTAGTAAGCTTGCTTTTTGGGTTTTGcaatgcaatttatttatttttatggaaaATTGACcgttgtttttgcttttaacttTTACAGGAGCACCATAGAGACAATTCTCTGCCACTGCGCCACCGTGTGGTACACCAGCTGCACAGCAGAGAACCGGAGAGACTTGGCCCGGGTTGTTAAAACAGCGCAGAGGATCGTAGGAACCAAGCTCCTGACTCTGGACACAGTACATGCTAGCCGTCTACACAAGAAGGCTAGCAACATCAGCAAGGACCCAACCCACCCAGGTCACAGTCTGTTTGTCCCCCTGCCATCGGGGAGAAGgtacagaacaataaaaaacacgcacaaacagactgaggaacagcttcttccccagagCTGTGGCCTCCATCATCTTTTAACAGTCCCTCCTCAAATCTTCATCATCAGCTCAGTCGATGAAGATGGAGTCCGTGGAGGTTCAGCAGGGAGTGGAGACTGCTGTGACTGAGACAGAGACCCAGCACATCACCCAGGCACAGCTCGCTACTCTGGCACAGGTAACAGGAGATGTGAGCCCCGTTTGGGTATAGAACAGGTGGCAATTCACCATGAGGCTCAGGGAGTGCAGCTGGTTTGCcaaaaattgagaaaaaaaactgtttggcGTTAAAGTGCACATGGCGGACAGCCCAGTCACGTCACCTCTGAATTTTCAGGTAACCATGACAACAGGGCACGCCTCAGCTACAGGTCCCACGGTAACGCTGGTACAGCTTCCAAACGGACAGACGGTTCAGGTCCACGGTGTGATCCAGGCCGCACAGCCCTCTGTCATCCAGTCACCACAGGTCCAGACTGtgcaggtaaaacacacacacacacacacacacacacacacacacacacacacacacacacacacacacacacatacactcaatCCTAGTTCTAGCTGTTTCAGATTTAACCACAATGTAAAGAACATGAAGTCAGAGGGTTTGTTGGTTTGTTCCAGATCTCCACCATAGCAGAGAGTGAGGATTCACAGGAGTCCGTAGACAGTGTCACTGACTCTCAGAAGCGACGAGAGATTTTGTCACGACGCCCCTCATAcaggtaatgtgtgtgtgtgtgtgtttgtgcaaaacTTTCAGGACACCGgcaaaacaattataatatcTCATAACTAAATCAAACGCTTCCTGAAATCTTTGAAGCTCCTTTGACCACACAACTTTATTATATCTTTGGCTTTGTTCTTTACACTTTTTAAatctatgaatatttaaaacacaatttcatACAAAACTCGGGGCAGAAATTGCATCTACAGTGCAGcaacagttcttttttttttacttgcttaTAATGATTTAAGCAAGTAAACTAGAAGGTTTTTTGAGCTTTGTTCATTGTGAGAAAATCTTATTTATTGTAAACTGAAATTGCTCAAACCATCTGGCTTATTTTCTCAGTGAAAATACCCAAACAACTCCTGTTCGTTTGCCCCCACAGGAAAATCCTGAACGACCTTTCGTCGGACGCACCGGCCGTCCCTCGTATCGAGGAGGAGAGGGCCGAGGAGGATTTGACCGTTGCCGCCGCCACACATTCCATCACCACTGTCACCATGCCCACGCCCATCTACCAGACCAGCAGCGGCCAATACAGTAGGTGATGGTTAGATGGATGGCTCAGTGCAGCTGTGTCCGAGGTCGCAGGTTGATGATTTTCAAGTATCACCTGTCACAGCCTGTTCAAACGTTACAGCTCGTGCCACAATGAGGGATGGGTATCTTTAGGATTTATCAATTCTATCTTCATATCTTTTTTATAATGCAGGATAACCACTGCTTCACCCAGCTTTCTCTTGAATAAGGTGCCGGAAGGCTTAAAAAAGCTCAAATGGGTAGAATAGAGATCCGCACTCCTCAATCTATGCagagaacactttattttttgcttttgggtCGAAATGACCTTCGTCAGAGCATatcttttttcataaaatatagaaaatcaTTGTtagtttgattattattattgtagtgattattgttgttatttatattatcattatttatattattcctATTCTTAGTATAaataattatacaaaataatgaattcagAACATGggtagaatacattttttattcaactgTAACAATTTAATGTTTGTAGAGGTGCGACAGGAAACTCACTATATGAACTCAATAATTTCCCATGAAACAAATCGAAGTAAAAACAGATGATATTCTTGAATTTAAAACACTGTCTGAAGTTTGGAACGAGCACTAGCACAAGTCAGTGAAGACCAAGGGAAACATGCAGAGACATATTGTATATATCTTAGGAGGGACTGATTTCATGGATGGTATAGTTGAAGCGTCGCAGTGATGGGAAGATGTGGTAATGTCATCGCTCATAAATAACATCAGGCtactgttttaaaatcaaagaaTACAGAACATcttttaattcaacaaaaaTTTAAAGATTCTCTAAAATCAGCTGGGGAGGCGCGAAAAAGCAGCTGTTTGTAGCTttagtctctctgtctctccctcctcgtCGTTCCCTTTCTGTCTGGGAACCGATACAATCAAGTTCTATTTACAACCACAAAAGTTCTATTTACAGCCACTCTTTACTACCGACCACGccatactacacacacacacaatacacaacaaaCAGGTTAAATTATAGTCTCGGCCGCATAACTTCACCAATCAGATTTATCTATGTTAGTCGGTGACACGCCtaatttatatgtgtgtgtagatatatatatatatatatctacacacacagaacacacctGTGTAAATAGTCAATTGTTCACTAGCTTGTTGCCACAACATTCTTATCAGGTGGAAATATGTATCTGTCTGGTGTTTGGTAGTGCTTCAGCCCccaagataaatatatatttaagttgtTTACTCACACATTGCCCCGGTGAGCGTTTCTGTTGACAGTGGATCACATGAACAGTTAAAGCAGGTCAAACACATCTTGACAATTACTGTTGAGCAGAGCTGGGACAACTGATTGTTTGTCCCtcttattgttttattcctTCTTCTTTCATTCGATCAATTCTCTGATTTGTTCTTCTCTCACCAAACACACAGTTGCAATCACACAGGGTGGAGCCATTCAGCTGGCTAACAACGGCACAGATGGAGTCCAAGGCATCCAGACTCTGACCATGACCAACGCGGCAGCAGCCACCCAGCCCGGAGCCACCATCCTCCAGTACGCCCAGACCAGCGACGGCCAGCAGATACTGGTTCCCAGTAACCAGGTGGTGGTCCAAGGTGAGCGTGGTGTATTAATGAAGCAGTTTGTAAAAAGGCTGAAGCTTGTGATATCTGGTGTTTTTCACCAAGATCAATTACTTCTGAGTGTAcgtatttattttatcatgaaataaaaataattcccACTTGCAAATtttctgctgttattatttCCCTATTCAGAAATCTAATGGTTCTCcaagtaaaagtgtttttttctaataaaagatataaatatgTGACACTTCTTCTGCCGACCATTCCTTTCAGCTGCCTCCGGTGACGTCCAGGCCTACCAGATCCGAGCGGCCCCCACCAGCACCATCGCCCCCGGGGTGGTCATGGCCTCATCCCCTGCCCTGCCCGTCCAGGGCGCCACCGAGGAGGTCACACGCAAACGGGAAGTCCGCCTCATGAAGAACAGGTATGAAAAGGGGCGGGTCTGCGTCTTTGTGTGTCTGGTCTCAGTAGTGGCTTTGCTCTAAAAGTCAGTCTGGGATAGGTGATAGATTTAATTACAATCAGACAATAGGATGAcagtaaaaaaatgataaagcgTTCACTTAAGTGCCCCCGAATATGAATAAGAAACACAACCTGTGTCTCATCCTTCCTACAGGGAGGCAGCGCGTGAATGTcgcaggaagaagaaggagtatGTTAAATGTCTGGAGAACCGAGTGGCTGTCCTGGAGAACCAAAACAAGACACTGATCGAAGAACTTAAAGCCCTCAAAGACCTTTACTGCCATAAGTCTGAGTAGTTCAAGTCTTGAACGCCGAGCCCGGCCGAGTACCATTTCACTTCTCTTCAAAGACTGGCTGGCCTTCCTCTTTGCACACGGCTGGCCTACCCAGTCCAGCTTCTACTACCTTCTCTTCAGCAGACTGTCAATAaggattcatttaaaaatacacacaatctTTCCGATATCAGTACACTAAAATAGCAGCTACAATCCAGCTGCTGACAGCGGTTAACGGTCACACACCTTTTGTACGCGAGCCTGCCTCTTGTTGTCGTAGATTTTTGCCAACACAAGTTAGTGAAACACTGTTCTCGTCAAGGTTATTGTAGACAGGCTTCACTGTAAAAGGTTTTAAAGCAGAGTCCAAAGAGGGCAAGGAGATACTatccttaaaaaagaaaaatggtctCTTTTTGTGGACCTAGCCAGATCACGTCAAACTGAACGGTGGACTGGGATCACATTTAATGGCCTCCTTGGACTGTATGTAAGCAATAACGCCCGACAAATTGCACTTAAAGCATCATCgttgttgctatggtaaccCGACGTAGAACAGCAGTTAGAACGTGCGActgttaaactttaataaagTTGTCCTGATATGAATATTTTCACTGTTCAACACTACAGTcactgtggttagttcagtgtcaaACAGTCGATTGGCCAAAACTATGACAACAAGACCCAGCTTGtataacaaattaaaatacaaaaatagctGATTATGAATACTATTGTTTACATTGAAAAGTATGCTCAGAACACACAGCTATATCCTAAAACTGTGTCTGCCGATTCAGTTAGGGCGAACTCAGTCAGTTTCAGGATGTGAATGAATTATGAATCTCAACCTAATCCACATCTACGTTTTCGTAAATATGGCCACCAATGTAGCGGACTCTACAACTAATGGGACAcaaacaagtcttttttttttttttttttttttttaagatgctaCAAACTGCCGATCTTTTAGGAGGCAGAGCTGCGTGTGTGTCAGCAGACAGTGGATTGTTAAAAAGGGACGAATCACACTGTGACGTCCCACTTTTCAATTCACTTTGCTCAGCCACAACGAGTGGTTGTCGGAGGTGCTATTACAAATGAGACAATAAGCAAGCTGAGCACAGTTTTAATAGAAAGATTTATCATTTTGACCAACACTTCTGttagtaatagtaatattacTCACTAGTCCAGTAAGGAAGCAACACAAGGGGCCGTTTTATCTCAACCTGattattttgaagtgaaaacAGATCTGAATGATAAAGTTATGACGCAACCTGTTCACTTTGACTGACAGTACTTAACGCGGTTCTGCacacaaatagttttttaaaggcaaagcacaattttaatgatatatttataGACCCAAGTGATATGATAGATTCAGCTGGGTGAGTAGAATGTTGTCTCGTGAAAGATTAGAGTctgaaaaaatatgataataccCAGGTTGTACTAAAGCGcacatttgttaatttatttaaaccTAAATGTTCGATCATCTCATTGTGCCACAGTAAACGGTCAGTTTgttgtcaaaagaaaaacaccaccaTATTCAAAGTTCATCTTAATGAACTCAATCATCTTAATATGACATTTCCTTTATACGTGTTTTTTACAAGATTGTGTCTGTTTTGCAATGTCTGTCAAATAAATGGTGGTAAAAAATAgaatttttaaatgtgtagcaGATACTTTGTGAAATCTACAGAAGATATCGGCTACAGATAGATGGGTTTAACAATAATgatccatgttttgttttgttgg
The Anoplopoma fimbria isolate UVic2021 breed Golden Eagle Sablefish chromosome 16, Afim_UVic_2022, whole genome shotgun sequence genome window above contains:
- the creb1b gene encoding cyclic AMP-responsive element-binding protein 1b is translated as MLAVYTRRLATSARTQPTQVTVCLSPCHRGEAQSMKMESVEVQQGVETAVTETETQHITQAQLATLAQVTMTTGHASATGPTVTLVQLPNGQTVQVHGVIQAAQPSVIQSPQVQTVQISTIAESEDSQESVDSVTDSQKRREILSRRPSYRKILNDLSSDAPAVPRIEEERAEEDLTVAAATHSITTVTMPTPIYQTSSGQYIAITQGGAIQLANNGTDGVQGIQTLTMTNAAAATQPGATILQYAQTSDGQQILVPSNQVVVQAASGDVQAYQIRAAPTSTIAPGVVMASSPALPVQGATEEVTRKREVRLMKNREAARECRRKKKEYVKCLENRVAVLENQNKTLIEELKALKDLYCHKSE